A window of the Streptomyces sp. NBC_01351 genome harbors these coding sequences:
- a CDS encoding thioesterase II family protein: MTRHIRATGTPLLRRYSHGHRRVVVCFHHAGGGTAAFRSWPDALAPTTDVVLVQLKGREDRIGEPLTDHLDDLALEIARGICALPYDDIVLLGHSMGATVAWAVADAIWAVYRRRVRVVLSAQAPPPYSLEAAGRLFAQGDGCENAEEILGAVGGSAARAVGEFYADTLAADLAWMSREFPSLTPRALPVDLYCVAAERDRLLAPGFMAGWASLTTRHFSLSTVPGGHMYLLTDPTPLLGLVTGLALQDSAEMVTTLVQ; this comes from the coding sequence ATGACCCGGCACATCCGGGCAACCGGCACGCCGCTCCTGAGGAGGTACTCCCACGGGCATCGGCGCGTGGTCGTCTGCTTCCACCACGCCGGTGGGGGCACGGCCGCCTTCCGGAGCTGGCCGGACGCGCTCGCGCCGACGACGGACGTGGTCCTGGTCCAGCTCAAGGGCCGTGAGGACCGCATCGGGGAACCGCTCACGGACCACCTGGACGATCTCGCGCTGGAGATCGCCCGGGGGATCTGCGCGCTGCCCTACGACGACATCGTGCTTCTCGGGCACAGCATGGGGGCGACCGTCGCGTGGGCCGTCGCCGACGCGATCTGGGCGGTCTACCGCCGCCGCGTCCGGGTGGTGCTGTCCGCGCAGGCGCCGCCCCCGTACAGCCTGGAGGCGGCCGGCCGGCTGTTCGCGCAGGGGGACGGCTGCGAGAACGCCGAGGAGATCCTCGGCGCGGTCGGCGGCTCCGCGGCGCGTGCGGTCGGCGAGTTCTACGCGGACACCCTCGCCGCGGATCTGGCGTGGATGTCCCGCGAGTTCCCCTCGCTGACCCCGCGCGCACTGCCCGTCGACCTGTACTGCGTGGCGGCGGAGCGGGACCGCCTGCTGGCCCCCGGATTCATGGCCGGCTGGGCGTCGCTGACGACACGGCACTTCTCGCTGTCCACCGTTCCCGGCGGACACATGTACCTGCTGACGGACCCCACGCCCCTGCTCGGCCTCGTGACGGGGCTCGCGCTCCAGGACTCCGCGGAAATGGTGACCACCCTTGTTCAGTAG
- a CDS encoding homoserine dehydrogenase — MVNHVKIGLLGCGTVGEAFAELLVERRASIEAVTGISLDLVRIAVRNPDKPRSPKLDADLFTGDPLDVVKGEDVDIVVELIGGTTPVGELITTALEAGKPVVTANKQLIGSAGPELFAVADRAGVDLFFEAAAVAAVPILRPIRESLLGEEVTRVAGIVNGTTNFMLTRMMGDGLSFEEALANAQELGLAEPDATADIEGHDAASKLAILASLAFNRSVVADDVDREGIVGLELEDFELAAQFGFDIKLLAVAERFADGPEGSEEIGAQVFPALIERDHPLASVRDSFNAVFVTTSAAGELMFYGHGAGPRPSASSILGDVVAAADHLVRGTHRRVPVGTPAVLRPTQDLRHSFYIRTVVDEAPGVLSQVTGVFARHGVSIRKVDQHGSESHARVVFVTFPATERALHGALEELRGLGHVRDVSRVLRIYK, encoded by the coding sequence ATGGTAAACCATGTCAAAATTGGGCTGCTGGGGTGCGGAACCGTCGGTGAGGCTTTCGCCGAGTTGCTCGTCGAACGGCGTGCGTCGATCGAGGCCGTGACGGGAATTTCCCTCGATCTGGTGCGTATCGCGGTGCGCAATCCGGATAAACCGCGCTCGCCGAAACTGGACGCGGATCTGTTCACGGGAGACCCCCTCGACGTCGTCAAGGGGGAGGACGTCGACATCGTCGTCGAGCTCATCGGCGGCACGACGCCGGTCGGCGAGCTGATCACGACGGCGCTGGAGGCCGGCAAGCCGGTCGTGACCGCCAACAAGCAGCTCATCGGCAGCGCCGGCCCCGAGCTGTTCGCCGTGGCCGACCGGGCGGGGGTCGACCTCTTCTTCGAGGCCGCGGCCGTGGCCGCGGTGCCGATCCTGCGGCCCATCCGGGAGTCGCTGCTCGGCGAGGAGGTGACCCGAGTCGCCGGCATCGTGAACGGCACGACCAACTTCATGCTCACCCGCATGATGGGCGACGGCCTGAGCTTCGAGGAGGCCCTGGCGAACGCTCAGGAACTCGGGCTGGCCGAGCCCGACGCGACCGCCGACATCGAGGGCCACGACGCGGCGTCCAAGCTCGCGATCCTCGCGTCGCTGGCCTTCAACCGGTCCGTCGTCGCCGACGACGTCGACCGGGAGGGGATCGTCGGTCTCGAACTCGAAGACTTCGAACTGGCCGCGCAGTTCGGGTTCGACATCAAGCTCCTCGCCGTGGCCGAGCGGTTCGCCGACGGCCCGGAGGGAAGCGAGGAGATCGGGGCGCAGGTGTTCCCTGCCCTCATCGAACGCGACCACCCGCTGGCGAGCGTCCGCGACAGCTTCAACGCGGTGTTCGTCACCACCTCCGCCGCCGGGGAGCTCATGTTCTACGGCCACGGCGCCGGGCCCCGCCCGTCGGCGTCGTCCATCCTGGGTGACGTCGTCGCCGCGGCCGACCACCTGGTCCGCGGCACGCACCGCCGCGTCCCCGTCGGCACCCCCGCGGTGCTGCGGCCCACGCAGGACCTCCGGCACTCCTTCTACATCCGCACCGTGGTCGACGAAGCGCCGGGCGTCCTGTCCCAGGTGACGGGCGTTTTCGCGCGGCACGGCGTCTCGATCCGAAAGGTCGACCAGCACGGCTCGGAATCGCACGCGCGGGTCGTCTTCGTCACCTTCCCGGCGACCGAGCGCGCCCTGCACGGCGCGCTCGAGGAGCTGCGCGGGCTGGGCCACGTCCGTGACGTCAGCCGGGTGCTGCGCATCTACAAGTAG
- a CDS encoding non-ribosomal peptide synthetase — protein MERVAVQAVDTLLLRACEKYADATAITSSSESITYTELLERAREVAGDLEARGIGKGDVVAVLGRRSASVVVAVFGVWMAGSIVMLVDEALPDVRRETMLDSGPVRATISCADGRRIALRPDPDPAPAGEGSAPAVLDDADHAYVAFTSGSTGKPKAIIGSHTGLSLFLRWQSDEFSIGPDDRFAHLTNLSFDVWFRDALTPLISGAALCVPDELHLDADGVLDFLRSRRITALHLVPSLGKLWTAGAAETEPVPTVRHAFFAGEPLDGALVSRWRELFPSCQVVNLYGPTETTLAQHFYRVPQGVTSGIQQVGRNLPQSTSYVLDDDKRLCADDAVGQIFIAADHPSHGYLVDGRIVSPFVEIHVGGERIVAYPTGDLGRRTGQGGLEILGRADEQIKIAGVRIELQEVRSAIQSHPSVRDVFVCAQEDRFTKVIVAVLEGDATAEQDLRDYLNGRLMSVMLPSAFLFVPELLKLPNGKVDRKALAEVARAHVQDRARRAIGTGGPGRKTGPVPDRLERIWLAVTGNGAARLADRESTFFGVGGTSLTIAVLHAEIQAEFGVRFPLVRLFEHASFNAQRRFLEAMTKEPGGNAPSTAAAAPGAAGRRRVLSARRSRQL, from the coding sequence ATGGAGAGAGTAGCCGTGCAGGCGGTCGACACCCTTTTGCTGCGGGCCTGCGAGAAATACGCGGACGCGACCGCGATCACCTCTTCTTCCGAATCGATCACCTACACCGAACTTCTGGAGCGCGCCCGCGAAGTGGCGGGCGATCTGGAGGCGCGCGGAATCGGCAAGGGCGACGTCGTGGCGGTTCTCGGCCGCCGCAGCGCGTCCGTGGTCGTGGCCGTCTTCGGCGTGTGGATGGCGGGCTCGATCGTCATGCTCGTCGACGAGGCCCTGCCCGACGTGCGACGCGAGACCATGCTGGACTCCGGTCCCGTCCGCGCGACCATCTCGTGCGCGGACGGCCGGCGGATCGCCCTGCGGCCCGACCCCGACCCCGCACCGGCCGGCGAAGGCTCCGCGCCCGCGGTCCTCGACGACGCGGACCACGCGTACGTCGCCTTCACCTCCGGGTCGACGGGCAAGCCCAAGGCGATCATCGGCAGCCACACGGGCCTGTCGCTGTTCCTGCGGTGGCAGTCCGACGAATTCTCGATCGGGCCGGACGACCGCTTCGCGCACCTCACCAACCTGTCGTTCGACGTCTGGTTCCGGGACGCCCTGACGCCCCTGATCTCCGGTGCCGCACTGTGCGTTCCGGACGAACTGCACCTCGATGCCGACGGCGTGCTGGACTTCCTGCGGAGCCGGCGGATCACGGCTCTGCACCTGGTTCCCTCGCTCGGCAAGCTGTGGACGGCCGGAGCCGCCGAGACGGAGCCGGTACCGACCGTCCGCCACGCCTTCTTCGCCGGTGAGCCGCTGGACGGCGCGCTGGTGAGCCGCTGGCGGGAGCTCTTCCCGAGCTGCCAGGTGGTCAACCTCTACGGTCCGACCGAGACGACGCTGGCCCAGCACTTCTACCGGGTGCCGCAGGGCGTGACGTCCGGGATCCAGCAGGTGGGCCGGAACCTTCCGCAGTCCACGAGCTACGTCCTGGACGACGACAAGCGGCTCTGCGCGGACGACGCCGTCGGCCAGATCTTCATCGCGGCGGACCATCCCTCGCACGGCTACCTCGTCGACGGCCGGATCGTTTCCCCCTTCGTGGAGATCCACGTGGGCGGAGAGCGCATCGTCGCCTATCCGACGGGCGATCTCGGCCGCCGGACCGGGCAAGGAGGGCTGGAGATCCTCGGCCGGGCGGACGAGCAGATCAAGATCGCGGGTGTCCGGATCGAGCTGCAGGAGGTGCGCTCCGCGATCCAGTCGCACCCGAGTGTCCGCGACGTCTTCGTGTGCGCTCAGGAGGATCGTTTCACCAAGGTCATCGTCGCGGTCCTGGAAGGCGATGCGACGGCCGAGCAGGACCTCCGCGACTACCTGAACGGGCGTCTGATGAGCGTCATGCTCCCGTCGGCGTTCCTGTTCGTGCCCGAACTGCTCAAGCTCCCCAACGGCAAGGTCGACCGCAAGGCGCTCGCGGAAGTCGCCCGCGCCCACGTCCAGGACCGGGCCCGACGCGCCATCGGCACGGGAGGCCCTGGCCGTAAGACCGGCCCGGTGCCCGACCGGCTCGAACGCATCTGGCTCGCCGTTACGGGCAACGGCGCGGCGCGGCTGGCCGACCGCGAATCCACCTTCTTCGGCGTGGGCGGAACCTCCCTGACGATCGCCGTCCTCCACGCGGAGATCCAAGCCGAGTTCGGCGTCCGCTTCCCGCTCGTCCGACTCTTCGAGCACGCCTCCTTCAATGCTCAGCGTCGATTCCTCGAAGCCATGACGAAGGAGCCCGGCGGCAACGCACCGAGCACCGCGGCGGCTGCCCCCGGCGCCGCCGGACGGCGCCGTGTGCTGTCGGCCAGGCGCTCCCGTCAGCTCTGA
- a CDS encoding gamma carbonic anhydrase family protein: protein MKTYSFQGVQPRIHPSVYAFDDVVVIGDVEIEADVSLWPGVTIRGDKGGVRIGRGSNVQDHSMLHSDPDHPLVVGRDVTIAHGALLHGCSVGDGSVVGIGAVLLNGVSVGESSRVSAGVVLSAGPLLPPRSLIAGTPASVLMKLSDSDVAVLDETAAEYRELAARYRTGLRRVEVPGHESSETRTGSR from the coding sequence ATGAAGACGTACAGCTTCCAGGGTGTCCAGCCGCGCATCCACCCGAGCGTCTACGCGTTCGACGACGTGGTGGTCATCGGAGACGTGGAGATCGAGGCGGACGTCAGCCTCTGGCCGGGCGTGACGATCCGCGGGGACAAGGGCGGCGTCCGCATCGGCCGGGGGTCGAACGTCCAGGACCACTCGATGCTGCACTCCGACCCCGACCATCCGCTGGTCGTCGGCCGCGACGTGACGATCGCCCACGGCGCCCTGCTGCACGGCTGCTCGGTCGGTGACGGCTCCGTCGTCGGCATTGGCGCGGTCCTGCTGAACGGCGTCTCGGTCGGGGAGAGTTCGCGGGTCTCCGCAGGGGTGGTGCTGAGCGCCGGACCGCTGCTTCCGCCCCGGAGCCTGATCGCGGGCACTCCCGCGTCCGTCCTGATGAAGCTGAGCGACAGCGACGTGGCGGTGCTGGACGAGACGGCCGCCGAATACCGGGAGCTGGCCGCGCGGTACCGCACGGGGCTCCGCCGGGTAGAGGTACCGGGCCACGAGTCGTCGGAAACGCGGACCGGCAGCCGATGA
- a CDS encoding beta-ketoacyl synthase N-terminal-like domain-containing protein translates to MHSDDDDLIAIVAMECRLPQAADVDEFWQKLVDAESAITDLTDAEVAAAGVPAGQSSRPDYVKRAGVLDGLADFDAPYFGYSSREADILDVQQRLMLEKSVALLERANIDPHRTEQRIGVFAGSGMSTYLFGVLSRPDLVDSFGEMVVRHGNDKDFLVTRISHKLNLRGPSVNVQTACSTGLVAVHSAVQSLLLNECDAAIAGAVYVRVPQHAGYRYQVGGVLSPDGTCRPFDAEANGTVFTNGLGLVLLKRLRDAIADGDDIQAVIAGSAVNNDGAQKASFTAPSVSGQVGVLSDALAISGAKQTDITYIEAHGTGTALGDPIEIEAIKQAYGTDGDPCGIGSLKGNFGHLNIAAGIVGLIKAALVLKHKYVPPTVNVRELNPALELDGSRYFVTTEGRPLEGDDTHWAGVSAFGMGGTNGHVILRSFERTPAGPAEPAGPSGPAGGPSILTFSARSEEALRRQAAELAKHLAADPDASPAEYAHTLRVGRTLHPHRASLAVVDRAEAVSRLKAERYHVGSETDANEVCFVFAGQGTQRSGMGSVLASKNASFARRLDEAVAAVNAHTDVDLRSHLRSDGETDATGADTSDTSVAQPLLFAVEYALATALIDAGVRPRYLFGHSLGEVVAATVAGVFDLRTAAELVVRRSRAMARCTPGAMLAVSRLEPFGELLDAGVLVIAATNSPQQFVLSGTHQGIEQAIARAVEAGISHQRLATSHAFHSPLMEDGAREFLAFLKTVDFQEPRIPLVSNITGAILTGYEARNPHYWADHLIRGVDFAGSVRTLREHGVRRFVEIGSGRSMSNLIRANAGSESGAVLELAQTLAEPDHEDESFADAVALGWASDPEVRIGEYATAGRMVSLPTYAFDKQAHWVEPTLGFLLARQESAVVSTVPAPSTGAPATDAPAAAQAPAAAAAAAPAAEVQGAGVDAATEEIRLIVGQIFESFLGSSDAADDLGFFELGGNSLMAIQLINKLRETFEFDLSVRDFYENSSVSAATNVITAMLLEEPAHV, encoded by the coding sequence ATGCACAGCGATGACGACGACCTGATCGCGATCGTCGCCATGGAATGCCGCCTTCCACAGGCGGCGGACGTCGACGAGTTCTGGCAGAAGCTGGTGGACGCCGAGAGCGCCATCACCGATCTGACCGATGCCGAAGTCGCGGCGGCCGGGGTACCGGCCGGCCAGAGCTCCCGGCCGGACTACGTCAAGCGGGCCGGAGTCCTGGACGGTCTCGCGGACTTCGACGCCCCCTACTTCGGCTACTCCTCGCGCGAGGCGGACATCCTCGACGTCCAGCAGCGCCTCATGCTGGAGAAGTCCGTCGCGCTGCTGGAGCGGGCCAACATCGATCCGCACCGCACCGAGCAGAGGATCGGCGTCTTCGCCGGCTCGGGGATGAGCACGTACCTCTTCGGGGTCCTGAGCCGCCCGGACCTCGTCGACTCGTTCGGTGAGATGGTCGTGCGCCACGGCAACGACAAGGACTTCCTGGTCACCCGGATCTCCCACAAGCTGAACCTGCGCGGCCCCAGTGTGAACGTGCAGACCGCGTGCTCGACCGGGCTCGTCGCCGTCCACTCGGCCGTCCAGAGCCTGCTGCTGAACGAATGCGACGCGGCGATCGCGGGCGCGGTGTACGTACGCGTCCCCCAGCACGCCGGCTACCGGTACCAGGTCGGCGGCGTGCTGTCCCCGGACGGCACCTGCAGGCCGTTCGACGCCGAGGCCAACGGGACCGTGTTCACCAACGGCCTCGGGCTCGTCCTGCTGAAGCGGCTGCGCGACGCGATCGCCGACGGCGACGACATCCAGGCGGTCATCGCCGGGTCGGCGGTCAACAACGACGGAGCGCAGAAGGCGAGCTTCACCGCCCCGAGCGTCTCCGGCCAGGTCGGCGTCCTGAGCGACGCCCTCGCGATCTCCGGCGCCAAGCAGACGGACATCACGTACATCGAGGCGCACGGGACGGGGACGGCGCTCGGCGACCCCATCGAGATCGAGGCGATCAAGCAGGCGTACGGAACCGACGGCGATCCGTGCGGAATCGGCTCGCTCAAGGGCAACTTCGGGCACCTCAACATCGCCGCGGGCATCGTCGGCCTGATCAAGGCGGCGCTGGTGCTGAAGCACAAGTACGTGCCGCCGACCGTGAACGTGCGCGAACTCAACCCGGCGCTCGAACTGGACGGCTCGCGCTACTTCGTGACCACCGAGGGACGGCCGCTCGAAGGCGACGACACGCACTGGGCCGGCGTGAGCGCTTTCGGCATGGGCGGCACCAACGGCCACGTCATCCTCCGGAGCTTCGAGAGGACACCGGCAGGGCCCGCCGAACCCGCCGGACCTTCCGGGCCCGCCGGCGGTCCGAGCATCCTCACCTTCTCGGCGAGGTCCGAAGAGGCGCTGCGCCGGCAGGCGGCCGAACTGGCGAAGCACCTCGCGGCGGACCCCGACGCCTCGCCGGCCGAGTACGCGCACACGCTGCGCGTCGGCAGGACGCTCCATCCCCACCGTGCCTCGCTGGCCGTCGTGGACCGTGCGGAGGCGGTCTCACGGCTGAAGGCCGAGCGGTACCACGTGGGATCCGAGACGGACGCGAACGAGGTGTGCTTCGTCTTCGCGGGCCAGGGAACCCAGCGCTCGGGCATGGGTTCCGTACTCGCCTCGAAGAACGCGTCCTTCGCCCGCCGGCTCGACGAAGCGGTCGCCGCGGTGAACGCGCACACGGACGTCGACCTGCGGAGCCACCTGCGCTCCGACGGGGAGACGGACGCCACCGGCGCCGACACTTCCGACACCTCCGTGGCGCAGCCGCTCCTCTTCGCCGTCGAGTACGCGCTGGCGACCGCCCTCATCGACGCGGGCGTGCGGCCCCGCTACCTCTTCGGGCACAGCCTCGGCGAGGTCGTCGCCGCCACCGTGGCCGGGGTCTTCGACCTGCGCACGGCGGCGGAGCTGGTGGTGCGGCGGTCGAGGGCCATGGCGCGCTGCACCCCCGGAGCGATGCTCGCCGTCAGCCGGCTGGAGCCGTTCGGCGAGCTGCTCGACGCCGGCGTCCTGGTGATCGCGGCGACCAACTCCCCGCAGCAGTTCGTCCTGTCCGGAACCCACCAGGGCATCGAGCAGGCGATCGCACGGGCGGTGGAGGCGGGCATCTCCCACCAGCGGCTCGCGACCTCGCACGCCTTCCACTCGCCGCTGATGGAGGACGGCGCGCGGGAGTTCCTCGCGTTCCTGAAGACCGTCGACTTCCAGGAGCCACGGATCCCCCTGGTATCGAACATCACCGGCGCGATCCTCACCGGGTACGAGGCCAGGAACCCGCACTACTGGGCGGACCACCTCATCCGGGGCGTCGACTTCGCGGGGTCGGTCCGAACGCTGCGCGAGCACGGCGTGCGACGGTTCGTCGAGATCGGCTCCGGCCGGTCGATGAGCAACCTGATCCGTGCCAACGCGGGATCGGAGTCCGGCGCGGTCCTGGAACTCGCCCAGACGCTGGCCGAGCCGGACCACGAGGACGAGTCGTTCGCGGACGCGGTGGCCCTCGGCTGGGCCTCCGACCCCGAGGTGCGCATCGGGGAGTACGCGACGGCGGGGCGGATGGTGTCCCTGCCGACCTACGCCTTCGACAAGCAGGCCCACTGGGTGGAGCCGACGCTCGGTTTCCTCCTGGCCAGGCAGGAATCCGCCGTGGTGAGCACGGTCCCGGCCCCGTCGACCGGTGCCCCGGCCACGGACGCACCGGCAGCGGCGCAGGCACCTGCGGCTGCGGCCGCGGCTGCACCCGCCGCCGAGGTGCAAGGCGCCGGTGTCGACGCGGCGACCGAGGAGATCCGGCTGATCGTCGGCCAGATCTTCGAGAGCTTCCTCGGCTCGTCGGACGCGGCCGACGACCTCGGCTTCTTCGAACTCGGCGGCAACTCGCTCATGGCGATCCAGCTGATCAACAAGCTGCGCGAGACCTTCGAATTCGACCTCTCCGTCCGTGACTTCTACGAGAACAGCTCGGTCTCGGCGGCCACGAACGTGATCACGGCCATGCTGCTTGAGGAGCCCGCACATGTCTGA
- a CDS encoding helix-turn-helix domain-containing protein, with translation MASLNVGNLGEYLREQRRQAQLSLRQLADAAGVSNPYLSQIERGLRKPSADILQQLAKALRISAETLYVQAGILDERDRDEVETRAVILADPLINERQKQVLLQVYESFRKENALDAPEVPGTPDTPDTPEGPAGETPSKTNRT, from the coding sequence ATGGCATCGCTCAACGTCGGAAACCTCGGCGAATACCTCCGTGAGCAGCGTCGGCAGGCCCAGCTTTCGCTGCGGCAGCTCGCCGACGCGGCGGGGGTGTCGAATCCGTACCTGAGTCAGATCGAGCGCGGGCTGCGCAAGCCGAGCGCGGACATCCTGCAGCAGCTGGCCAAGGCGCTGCGGATCTCCGCGGAGACGCTGTACGTGCAGGCCGGGATCCTGGACGAGCGGGACCGCGACGAGGTGGAGACGCGGGCCGTCATCCTCGCCGACCCGCTCATCAACGAGCGGCAGAAGCAGGTGCTGCTCCAGGTCTACGAGTCGTTCCGCAAGGAGAACGCGCTCGATGCGCCCGAGGTGCCCGGCACGCCAGACACGCCGGACACGCCCGAAGGACCCGCCGGCGAGACGCCGTCGAAGACGAACCGAACTTGA
- a CDS encoding substrate-binding periplasmic protein: MGLQRNTPPFSYAPTGDFRPVGYSVDLAHLVLARVFGGADRVPPLEAVEVTSSTREGQLADGLIDIECGSTTITEARQARHAFSRPIFRTSHRIVVKAEAYPSPSGALRVVGIQGSTSQAALEGRDDVGFEYAFVGVPSIGAAWEAFLGDRNIGAMVADEVILRTLLQGGAARADLRLLDVRLGGEFYGFMMRHEDKELVRAVDEALEEVFDSIEYRELLRSWFFEEIPGLGFGLEMSPTDEAFVHTGDRRACREGSDDENH, encoded by the coding sequence GTGGGTCTTCAACGGAACACCCCGCCGTTCTCGTACGCGCCGACCGGGGACTTCCGGCCCGTCGGCTATTCCGTCGACCTGGCGCACCTGGTCCTCGCCAGGGTCTTCGGCGGTGCGGACCGGGTTCCCCCGCTGGAGGCGGTCGAGGTGACCTCCTCCACGAGGGAGGGGCAGCTCGCCGACGGCCTCATCGACATCGAGTGCGGATCGACGACGATCACGGAGGCGCGGCAGGCCCGCCACGCCTTCAGCCGGCCGATCTTCCGCACCTCTCACCGCATCGTGGTGAAGGCGGAGGCGTACCCGTCGCCGTCGGGGGCGCTGCGCGTGGTCGGCATCCAGGGCTCGACGAGCCAGGCCGCGCTGGAGGGCAGGGACGACGTCGGCTTCGAGTACGCCTTCGTCGGGGTGCCGTCCATCGGCGCCGCCTGGGAAGCGTTCCTCGGAGATCGGAACATCGGCGCCATGGTCGCGGACGAGGTGATCCTCAGGACCCTCCTGCAGGGCGGCGCGGCGCGCGCGGACCTCAGGCTGCTCGACGTGCGGCTGGGCGGAGAGTTCTACGGATTCATGATGCGGCACGAGGACAAGGAGCTCGTCCGTGCCGTGGACGAGGCCCTGGAGGAGGTATTCGATTCCATCGAATATCGCGAACTCCTCAGGTCGTGGTTTTTCGAGGAAATACCGGGTCTGGGTTTCGGTCTTGAAATGAGTCCGACGGACGAGGCATTTGTGCATACGGGGGACCGTCGGGCATGTCGGGAAGGAAGCGACGATGAAAACCACTGA
- a CDS encoding flavin reductase family protein, which produces MFKEAMSCVATPVSIVTGMSDDGQPFGATVSAFTSLSIDPAMVLIALDRRSRTLDMIRESGRFGLNVLGADQDDLAMAFAAKGGIDKFYGTSWSIDAGLPRISQASAWVASTVDDLVDGGDHVIVLGRVDAAESTGDKAPLVYHRRSFGTHLPYRDPSLLVGAPRRPA; this is translated from the coding sequence ATGTTCAAGGAGGCCATGTCCTGCGTCGCCACACCCGTGTCGATCGTGACGGGCATGTCCGACGACGGTCAGCCTTTCGGGGCGACCGTCAGCGCGTTCACCTCGCTTTCGATCGATCCCGCGATGGTGCTGATCGCCCTCGACAGGAGGTCGCGGACGCTCGACATGATTCGCGAGTCCGGGCGTTTTGGACTCAACGTGCTCGGCGCCGACCAGGACGACCTGGCGATGGCGTTCGCGGCCAAGGGCGGCATCGACAAGTTCTACGGGACGAGTTGGAGCATCGACGCAGGTCTCCCGCGTATTTCGCAGGCGTCGGCCTGGGTCGCCTCGACCGTGGACGACCTGGTCGACGGTGGCGACCACGTCATCGTCCTCGGCCGCGTCGACGCCGCGGAATCGACCGGGGACAAGGCGCCGCTGGTCTACCACCGACGCAGTTTCGGAACCCATCTTCCGTACCGCGACCCCTCTCTCCTGGTGGGGGCTCCCCGAAGGCCCGCGTAG
- a CDS encoding MupA/Atu3671 family FMN-dependent luciferase-like monooxygenase, with protein MSDSTYLDAGRLARLKAQLKSGSAPTPAATPTSAAAPAPVTPAEPAERRPSTGLPDLGVIFFSGLSGDGDPYDLLLDVSRFVDEAGFTAIWTPERHFTEVGGAYPNPSVLGAALAMITEKVRIRAGSVNLPLHDVLRVAEEWALVDNLSGGRVDLAVAPGWHARDFVLGPDGYEDRSQVLNRSREQLQSLWRGTAVGRTDPLGEVHDILTFPRPVQPELPVWLTTSKNPDAWRFAGENGLNVLSALINFGPAELAKRIEIYREARAGAGFDPDSGTVSLMLHTYVGVDTQEAVERVRPALVQYLSGFVSQHATSGQSESQDKSQTLQNLGDDRDEFLEMVFQRYVSSSSLIGDVDRARTTLEDFSAMGVNEIACLVDFGLSKDDVMKSLTRLSSLIRKEA; from the coding sequence ATGTCTGACAGCACCTATCTCGACGCCGGCCGGCTGGCGAGGCTGAAGGCCCAACTGAAGTCCGGTTCGGCGCCCACTCCCGCGGCCACGCCCACGTCGGCCGCCGCGCCCGCGCCCGTGACCCCCGCCGAGCCGGCCGAACGCCGCCCGTCCACGGGACTGCCCGACCTGGGCGTCATCTTCTTCTCCGGTCTCAGCGGGGACGGCGACCCGTACGACCTCCTGCTGGACGTCTCGCGCTTCGTCGACGAAGCCGGCTTCACCGCGATCTGGACCCCGGAGCGGCACTTCACCGAGGTCGGCGGCGCGTATCCCAACCCGTCCGTACTGGGCGCGGCACTGGCGATGATCACCGAGAAGGTCCGCATCCGTGCGGGAAGCGTCAACCTCCCCCTCCACGACGTCCTGCGCGTGGCGGAGGAGTGGGCGCTCGTCGACAACCTGTCGGGCGGCCGGGTGGACCTCGCGGTGGCGCCCGGCTGGCACGCGCGGGACTTCGTCCTCGGCCCGGACGGGTACGAGGACAGGTCGCAGGTGCTCAACCGCTCGCGGGAGCAGCTGCAGAGCCTGTGGCGCGGAACGGCCGTCGGGCGGACCGATCCGCTGGGAGAGGTCCACGACATCCTGACCTTCCCCCGCCCCGTGCAGCCCGAGCTGCCCGTCTGGCTGACCACGTCGAAGAACCCCGACGCGTGGCGGTTCGCCGGCGAGAACGGCCTGAACGTCCTGTCGGCGCTCATCAACTTCGGCCCGGCCGAACTCGCGAAGCGGATCGAGATCTACCGGGAGGCGCGCGCCGGCGCCGGCTTCGATCCCGACTCCGGCACGGTCTCCCTGATGCTGCACACCTACGTCGGTGTCGACACGCAGGAAGCGGTGGAACGGGTCAGGCCCGCCCTGGTCCAGTACCTCAGCGGCTTCGTCTCCCAGCACGCCACCTCGGGGCAGAGCGAGTCGCAGGACAAGTCCCAGACCCTGCAGAACCTCGGCGACGACCGCGACGAATTCCTGGAGATGGTGTTCCAGCGGTACGTCTCGTCGAGTTCGCTCATCGGCGATGTGGACCGGGCCCGTACGACGCTGGAGGACTTCTCCGCGATGGGCGTGAACGAGATCGCCTGCCTGGTCGATTTCGGACTGTCCAAGGACGACGTCATGAAGAGCCTCACCCGGCTCTCGTCGCTGATCCGGAAAGAGGCCTGA